A region from the Candidatus Zixiibacteriota bacterium genome encodes:
- a CDS encoding tetratricopeptide repeat protein has protein sequence MVKKKKSNAKSQTGNLVILAVVALAVIVLIFRFVVFSSDPAVSAVRKGVSALESGDFIEAEHQFKKARESDPELTFIGEIEEPGLAYIGLGNLELAREDQVTASRYYQRAYEIDSTLEFESLARFASTEFRYPEALYTSLGNLFWNAEILPLAELAYKRPLKDNPDNTSVLTNLGNIARKRDDMEQAVRYYSRALTADSSLYEARVNLVSMAFTAHDRHPFDFHLDKLIEHHPEKPYTLYFRGQQKRMLQRYDEALEIFERYLELNPQDQSAKLEIAQIHLENKDYKSAQKHLRQLAVRVGAHPKIRELVIQTAEEALDEQDYDFALKMYRDYTEIWPDDPEFAFGEANCLLQLDSLQQAKEEFLGLLAEYPEASTVWSNLGLVHVHLDQYEEAKEFFEEAVALDSSAFALFNLGRIHEAQGDSDRAQGYYIAAAIKEPEMFNMKDFLMEVKMSKEQKISEGDTSGITPFRPEDARD, from the coding sequence ATGGTTAAGAAAAAAAAGTCCAATGCGAAATCGCAGACAGGCAACCTGGTGATACTGGCAGTGGTTGCCCTGGCAGTTATAGTCCTGATATTCAGATTCGTAGTGTTCTCATCCGACCCCGCGGTGAGTGCGGTCCGCAAGGGAGTCAGCGCTCTCGAATCGGGGGATTTTATCGAGGCTGAGCATCAATTTAAAAAAGCCCGCGAAAGCGATCCGGAATTGACATTTATCGGTGAGATAGAAGAACCGGGATTAGCCTATATCGGGCTCGGCAACCTTGAGCTGGCACGAGAAGACCAGGTTACAGCATCGCGCTATTACCAGAGAGCTTACGAAATCGATTCGACCCTGGAATTTGAAAGCCTGGCTCGTTTCGCGAGCACTGAATTCAGGTATCCGGAAGCGCTCTATACCAGTCTCGGCAACCTTTTCTGGAATGCCGAGATCCTGCCCCTGGCCGAGCTTGCGTACAAACGCCCGTTAAAAGATAATCCCGACAACACTTCGGTTTTAACCAACCTGGGCAATATAGCCCGTAAACGGGACGATATGGAGCAGGCGGTTAGATATTACAGTCGGGCCCTGACGGCCGATTCCTCGCTCTACGAGGCCCGGGTCAACCTGGTCAGCATGGCGTTCACCGCGCATGACCGGCATCCGTTTGATTTCCATCTCGACAAGCTGATCGAGCATCATCCCGAAAAACCGTATACGCTATATTTCAGGGGACAGCAGAAACGGATGCTTCAGCGCTATGATGAAGCGCTCGAGATATTCGAACGCTACCTGGAGCTCAACCCCCAGGACCAGAGCGCAAAACTTGAAATCGCGCAGATTCATCTTGAAAATAAAGACTACAAGTCGGCCCAAAAGCATCTGCGTCAGCTTGCTGTCAGGGTGGGAGCTCATCCCAAGATAAGGGAACTCGTGATCCAGACCGCCGAAGAAGCGCTCGATGAACAGGATTACGATTTCGCGCTTAAGATGTACCGGGATTACACTGAGATCTGGCCTGATGATCCCGAATTCGCTTTCGGCGAAGCAAACTGCCTGTTACAGCTCGACAGCCTGCAACAGGCCAAAGAGGAATTTTTGGGTCTTCTGGCGGAATATCCTGAAGCTTCCACGGTCTGGTCGAATCTGGGACTCGTGCATGTACACCTGGATCAATATGAAGAGGCAAAAGAGTTCTTCGAGGAAGCGGTAGCTCTTGATTCCAGTGCCTTCGCCCTGTTTAACCTGGGCAGGATTCATGAAGCCCAGGGCGACAGCGACCGGGCCCAGGGATATTATATCGCCGCGGCGATCAAAGAGCCGGAAATGTTCAATATGAAAGACTTCCTGATGGAAGTGAAAATGAGTAAAGAGCAGAAGATCTCGGAAGGTGACACCAGCGGAATTACCCCGTTCAGGCCGGAAGATGCAAGAGATTAA
- the rlmD gene encoding 23S rRNA (uracil(1939)-C(5))-methyltransferase RlmD: MQEIKVGNTIDLQIERLSFTGKGIARVDNFVIFVPHTLPGDQVSARIIKLKRRYADGRVVEFKQRSDMAIEPQCHHFGVCGGCSFQNLPYPEQLNAKREAIFEHLRRIGKIEEPPLADVIGAENIFYYRNKMEFSFIPDSDHHLKLGLHHRGEWEKIFDVERCLLQSEKSNRIIEFVRDFFRKRKVPAYHISEHHGYLRFLIIRQSRASGEIMLILVTNRGALDCRDEFIAEINESFPEVASIAHVVNATKANIATGEEPVIIYGTDYITEKIGEKSYHIRPTSFFQTNSAQTEVLYHKIVELGDFRPDERVLDLYTGCGTIAIYIADRVKSVLGIELNDDAIKSADENAQLNNVDNCRFIAGDVRKTLHELVGDGQTADSVIVDPPRAGIGRKVIHHLVKMEPRKIVYVSCNPATLAEDVHELGKFGFRLELTVPVDMFPHTFHIETVSRLTREESF, from the coding sequence ATGCAAGAGATTAAAGTCGGCAACACAATTGATTTGCAGATAGAGAGACTGTCCTTTACCGGCAAGGGAATCGCGCGTGTGGACAATTTCGTAATCTTCGTGCCCCACACTCTGCCCGGTGATCAAGTCTCTGCCAGGATTATCAAGCTGAAACGACGCTATGCTGACGGCAGGGTGGTCGAATTCAAGCAACGCTCGGATATGGCAATCGAACCGCAGTGTCATCATTTCGGAGTCTGCGGTGGATGTTCCTTCCAGAATCTCCCCTACCCGGAACAGCTTAATGCCAAGCGTGAAGCTATTTTCGAACATTTGCGCAGGATCGGTAAAATCGAAGAACCTCCGCTTGCAGATGTAATCGGGGCTGAAAACATATTCTATTACCGCAACAAGATGGAGTTCTCGTTTATCCCGGATTCGGACCATCATCTCAAGCTCGGCCTGCATCATCGCGGAGAATGGGAGAAAATCTTCGATGTTGAAAGATGCCTGCTTCAATCTGAAAAGTCCAACCGGATCATCGAGTTCGTCCGGGATTTCTTCAGAAAGCGGAAAGTGCCGGCTTATCACATTTCCGAGCATCATGGTTACCTGCGCTTTTTGATTATCAGGCAGAGCCGTGCCAGCGGGGAGATAATGCTGATTTTGGTTACCAACCGGGGGGCTCTTGACTGTCGGGATGAATTCATCGCGGAAATAAACGAGTCCTTTCCCGAGGTGGCATCGATCGCCCATGTAGTCAACGCCACCAAGGCCAATATCGCTACGGGCGAAGAACCTGTTATCATTTACGGCACGGATTACATTACAGAAAAAATCGGCGAGAAAAGTTACCATATCCGTCCCACCTCCTTTTTCCAGACGAATTCCGCCCAGACCGAAGTGCTTTATCACAAAATTGTCGAGCTGGGAGATTTCCGTCCCGATGAGAGAGTGCTTGACCTCTATACCGGATGTGGTACTATCGCTATCTATATTGCCGACAGGGTCAAATCAGTGTTGGGAATCGAGCTGAATGACGACGCAATCAAAAGCGCGGATGAAAACGCGCAACTGAATAATGTCGATAACTGCCGTTTCATTGCCGGCGATGTACGCAAGACTCTGCATGAGCTGGTCGGAGATGGCCAGACTGCCGACAGCGTAATCGTCGATCCGCCACGGGCTGGAATCGGCCGTAAGGTAATTCATCACCTGGTCAAGATGGAGCCCCGTAAAATCGTATATGTCTCCTGCAATCCGGCCACCCTGGCCGAGGATGTCCATGAGCTCGGCAAATTCGGTTTCAGGCTCGAGTTGACCGTCCCGGTCGATATGTTTCCG